In one Corallococcus silvisoli genomic region, the following are encoded:
- a CDS encoding 5-oxoprolinase subunit C family protein — translation MTTAVEITGLGAPAMVQDGGRPGAMHHGVPPGGAWVPELLIAANRAVGNAPGAAAVEAYGRMELRARGRDVRVSVDGAPPDLLSDGDTLTVPAPTRYAVRYVAVDGALAVPEVLGGHGTLWVARMGGWEGRPLRTGDRLPLGIPAARQGPPSDADLQRLEAALDPTAPLRVLLGPDAACFGDAALAVLLGSTFTVSPSSDRVGQRLDGPPVPHGDEGTGTSRPMVRGALQVTLSGAPIVLGPDHPTTGGYPLIASVIRADWGRLGARRPGTPVRFQAVSLEEAREAWRAHPARPPQATPGPLRPILEG, via the coding sequence ATGACGACCGCTGTCGAGATCACCGGCCTGGGTGCTCCCGCGATGGTGCAGGACGGCGGCCGGCCGGGCGCCATGCACCACGGCGTTCCCCCGGGCGGTGCGTGGGTGCCGGAGCTGCTCATCGCGGCGAACCGCGCGGTGGGCAATGCGCCGGGAGCGGCGGCGGTGGAGGCGTATGGCCGGATGGAGTTGCGCGCGCGGGGCCGCGACGTGCGCGTGTCCGTGGATGGCGCGCCCCCCGACCTGCTCTCGGACGGCGACACCCTCACCGTGCCCGCGCCCACCCGGTACGCCGTGCGCTACGTGGCCGTGGACGGCGCGCTGGCGGTTCCCGAGGTCCTGGGGGGCCATGGCACGCTGTGGGTGGCCCGCATGGGCGGCTGGGAGGGCCGTCCGCTGCGCACCGGCGACCGGCTCCCGCTGGGCATTCCCGCCGCGAGGCAGGGCCCGCCCTCGGACGCGGACCTCCAGCGGCTCGAGGCGGCACTGGACCCCACCGCTCCGTTGCGGGTGCTGCTGGGTCCGGACGCCGCCTGCTTCGGCGACGCGGCCTTGGCCGTGCTGCTGGGCAGCACCTTCACCGTGTCGCCCTCCAGCGACCGCGTGGGTCAGCGCCTGGACGGGCCCCCTGTCCCACACGGAGACGAGGGCACGGGCACGTCGCGTCCCATGGTGCGCGGCGCCCTCCAGGTCACGTTGTCCGGCGCCCCCATCGTGTTGGGCCCGGACCACCCCACCACCGGGGGCTACCCGTTGATCGCCTCCGTCATCCGCGCCGACTGGGGCCGGCTGGGCGCGCGCCGTCCGGGGACTCCGGTGCGCTTCCAGGCCGTGTCCCTGGAGGAGGCCCGCGAGGCATGGAGGGCGCATCCCGCCCGTCCGCCCCAGGCAACTCCCGGCCCCCTCCGTCCGATACTGGAAGGATGA
- a CDS encoding LamB/YcsF family protein, which yields MTRCLLNIDLGELPGEDEQLYALAHLANIACGGHAGDAASMRRALELCERHGTRAGAHPSYEDRENFGRKALSVAPEVLRAQVAGQCARLAALARERGVPVRHAKPHGALYHAANQAPALARAVVDGVVDALGQDVTFVGPGTGALRDAARAAGLGYAREGFADRGTLPDGTLIPRGQPGAVLTDVALARENTARLATGGAVDTLCVHGDTPGAVALAREVRAMLDALEQPPEPLGDSALRLVLPEAVDRARAREALCALPGVLDAVITEAHACVYFDPATPPESPALVLTRLRVEPVSPVEAPLIRIRVRYDGEDLPKVAGHAGLSVEEVIRRHTAREYTVRCVGFLPGFAYLGEVDPSIACPRLPAPRTRVPALAVGIAGARTGVYPFASPGGWNLVGTARDFTAFDPARGAVLHLGDRVRFEREDG from the coding sequence ATGACGCGGTGCCTGCTCAACATCGACCTGGGGGAGCTGCCCGGGGAGGACGAACAGCTCTACGCGCTCGCGCATCTGGCGAACATCGCCTGCGGAGGACACGCGGGGGACGCGGCGTCCATGCGGCGGGCCCTGGAGCTGTGCGAGCGCCATGGCACGCGGGCGGGCGCGCATCCGTCGTACGAGGACCGTGAGAACTTTGGCCGCAAGGCGCTGAGCGTGGCGCCGGAGGTGCTTCGCGCGCAGGTGGCCGGGCAGTGCGCGCGGCTGGCGGCGCTGGCCCGGGAGCGCGGCGTGCCGGTGCGGCACGCGAAGCCGCACGGCGCGCTGTACCACGCGGCCAATCAGGCGCCCGCGCTGGCCCGGGCGGTGGTGGACGGCGTGGTGGACGCGCTGGGCCAGGACGTCACCTTCGTGGGACCGGGAACGGGAGCGCTGAGGGACGCGGCGCGAGCCGCCGGGCTCGGCTACGCGCGCGAGGGCTTCGCGGACCGGGGCACCTTGCCGGACGGGACGTTGATTCCACGCGGCCAGCCCGGCGCGGTGCTCACCGACGTGGCCCTGGCGCGCGAGAACACAGCGAGGCTGGCCACGGGCGGCGCGGTGGACACGCTGTGCGTGCACGGGGACACGCCGGGGGCCGTGGCGCTGGCCCGCGAGGTGCGCGCGATGCTGGATGCGCTGGAGCAGCCCCCGGAGCCGCTGGGGGACAGCGCGCTGCGGCTGGTGCTGCCGGAGGCGGTGGACCGGGCACGGGCGCGCGAGGCCCTCTGCGCGCTGCCGGGCGTGCTCGACGCGGTCATCACGGAGGCCCACGCCTGCGTGTACTTCGACCCGGCGACCCCGCCCGAGTCCCCCGCGCTCGTGTTGACGCGGCTGCGCGTGGAGCCCGTGTCTCCCGTGGAGGCGCCGCTCATCCGCATCCGCGTGCGCTACGACGGCGAGGACCTGCCGAAGGTGGCGGGGCACGCGGGCCTGTCGGTGGAGGAGGTGATCCGCCGCCACACGGCCCGTGAGTACACGGTCCGCTGCGTGGGGTTCCTGCCGGGCTTCGCGTACCTGGGAGAGGTGGACCCGAGCATCGCGTGTCCCCGGCTGCCCGCGCCGCGCACGCGCGTGCCAGCGCTCGCGGTGGGCATCGCCGGGGCGCGCACGGGCGTGTATCCGTTCGCGTCTCCAGGGGGCTGGAACCTCGTGGGCACGGCGCGAGACTTCACCGCCTTCGACCCGGCGCGAGGCGCGGTGCTGCACCTGGGCGACCGCGTGCGCTTCGAACGGGAGGACGGATGA
- a CDS encoding histidine phosphatase family protein, whose amino-acid sequence MGALYLVRHGQASFGAADYDKLSDVGVEQARVLGEALRSRLPTVDVVVTGTMLRHRETADACLQALGHPVETRRQVAGFNEFDHVEVVERHTPRFADPDVMREELAAMKDPRRAFQELFTQAVARWVAGGHDGEYRESWSAFKARCLDALAALVASLGPSRTALVFTSGGPITAIAQELLGIPDAHAFRMNWTLANCGITKVLYSERGRYLSTLNEHGHFEGAHRSLITYR is encoded by the coding sequence ATGGGCGCCCTGTACCTCGTGCGCCACGGACAGGCGTCCTTCGGCGCGGCGGACTACGACAAGCTCTCCGACGTGGGCGTGGAGCAGGCGCGCGTCCTGGGAGAGGCGCTGCGCTCCCGCCTGCCCACGGTGGACGTCGTGGTGACGGGCACGATGCTGCGCCACCGCGAGACGGCGGACGCGTGCCTCCAGGCGCTGGGCCACCCGGTGGAGACCCGGCGGCAGGTGGCGGGCTTCAACGAGTTCGACCACGTGGAGGTCGTGGAGCGCCACACGCCGCGCTTCGCGGACCCCGACGTGATGCGGGAGGAGCTGGCGGCCATGAAGGATCCGCGCCGCGCCTTCCAGGAGCTGTTCACCCAGGCCGTCGCACGCTGGGTGGCGGGCGGCCACGACGGCGAGTACCGGGAGTCCTGGTCCGCCTTCAAGGCGCGCTGCCTGGACGCACTGGCCGCGCTGGTCGCGTCGCTGGGGCCCTCGAGGACGGCGCTGGTGTTCACTTCCGGTGGGCCCATCACCGCCATCGCCCAGGAGCTGCTGGGCATCCCGGACGCGCACGCCTTCCGGATGAACTGGACGCTGGCCAACTGTGGAATCACCAAGGTGCTCTACAGCGAGCGGGGCAGGTATCTGTCCACGCTCAACGAGCACGGCCACTTCGAAGGGGCGCACCGCTCGCTCATCACCTACCGCTGA
- a CDS encoding phosphotransferase family protein produces MTTPVSIPLDEGKAVRSGEALDVAAVDAWLKAQEPSLAGTPEVTQYTGGASNWTYRLKYENRDLILRRPPAGTKAKSAHDMSREYTVQRALKPVYPVVPTMVGLCQDPAVLGAEFYVMERIPGLIPRKHLPRGVNLDKTQTRQLCLNVVDQLIALHGVDAQAVGLQSLGKGPGYPQRQISGWSDRYEKARTWNVPKMKRTREWLAAHVPPDLRTCVIHNDWRFDNVVLHPEDPTRVIGVLDWEMATLGDPLMDLGNTLAYWVQADDDVFLRMTRRQPTDLPGMLRRDEVVAYYLEKTGLKPANWTFYEVYGVFRLAVIAQQIYYRYHHKQTRNPAFKNYWLIVNYLAYRCRRLIKKAGG; encoded by the coding sequence ATGACGACCCCGGTCTCCATCCCGCTGGACGAGGGCAAGGCCGTGCGCTCCGGCGAGGCGCTGGACGTGGCCGCCGTGGACGCGTGGCTCAAGGCCCAGGAGCCTTCGCTCGCGGGCACGCCGGAGGTGACGCAGTACACGGGCGGCGCGTCCAACTGGACGTACCGGCTCAAGTACGAGAACCGCGACCTCATCCTGCGCAGGCCGCCCGCGGGCACCAAGGCGAAGTCCGCGCACGACATGTCGCGCGAGTACACGGTGCAGCGGGCGCTCAAGCCCGTGTACCCGGTGGTGCCCACGATGGTGGGGCTGTGCCAGGACCCCGCGGTGCTGGGCGCGGAGTTCTACGTGATGGAGCGCATCCCCGGCCTCATCCCGCGCAAGCACCTGCCGCGAGGGGTGAACCTGGACAAGACACAGACGCGTCAGCTGTGCCTCAACGTCGTGGACCAGCTCATCGCGCTGCACGGCGTGGACGCGCAGGCGGTGGGGCTCCAGTCGCTGGGCAAGGGGCCGGGCTATCCGCAGCGGCAGATCTCCGGCTGGTCCGACCGCTACGAGAAGGCGCGCACCTGGAACGTGCCCAAGATGAAGCGCACGCGCGAGTGGCTGGCCGCGCACGTGCCCCCGGACCTGCGCACCTGCGTCATCCACAACGACTGGCGCTTCGACAACGTGGTGCTCCACCCGGAGGACCCCACGCGGGTCATCGGGGTGCTGGACTGGGAGATGGCCACGCTGGGCGATCCGCTGATGGACCTGGGCAACACGCTGGCCTACTGGGTCCAGGCGGATGACGACGTGTTCCTGCGCATGACGCGCCGGCAGCCCACGGACCTGCCCGGCATGCTCCGGCGAGACGAGGTGGTGGCGTACTACCTGGAGAAGACCGGACTGAAGCCCGCCAACTGGACCTTCTACGAGGTCTACGGCGTCTTCCGCCTCGCGGTCATCGCGCAGCAGATCTACTACCGCTACCACCACAAGCAGACGCGCAACCCCGCGTTCAAGAACTACTGGCTCATCGTCAACTACCTCGCCTACCGCTGCCGGCGGCTCATCAAGAAGGCGGGGGGCTGA
- a CDS encoding acyl-CoA dehydrogenase family protein, producing the protein MDFQPSARTTEYLERVKRFMADHIEPAEGAYLQALHGMEAGGDWRQWKVPPVMAQLKAHAKAEGLWNLFLPDAKLGAGLSTLEYAPLAEAMGRSFMAPEVFNCSAPDTGNMEVLWRYGSPEQQEQWLKPLLAGDIRSVFCMTEPDAASSDATNMQATADVDGDHVVLNGKKWWSSGLGHPKAKVAIFMGLTAQAGADRHHRHSMVLVPLDAPGVEIIRMLPVYGDHDAPHGHGEVHFHDVRLPKSAIISGPGMGFEIAQGRLGPGRIHHCMRCIGAAERALELMIDRGMARTAFGKPLLNLGGNRERVAEARIAIDQARLLTLYAAWKLDEVGALGAMTEISAIKVVAPNVLQQVVDDAIQVHGGAGVSRDTPLAGFFAQARSLRIADGPDEVHKGVITRIELAKRGFSKGG; encoded by the coding sequence ATGGACTTCCAGCCCTCCGCCAGGACGACCGAATACCTGGAGCGCGTGAAGCGCTTCATGGCTGACCACATCGAGCCGGCGGAGGGGGCCTACCTCCAGGCGCTGCACGGCATGGAGGCCGGCGGTGACTGGCGCCAGTGGAAGGTCCCGCCCGTGATGGCGCAGCTCAAGGCCCACGCGAAGGCCGAGGGCCTGTGGAACCTGTTCCTCCCGGACGCGAAGCTGGGCGCGGGGCTGAGCACGCTGGAGTACGCGCCGCTCGCGGAGGCCATGGGCCGCAGCTTCATGGCGCCAGAGGTCTTCAACTGCAGCGCCCCGGACACCGGCAACATGGAGGTGCTCTGGCGCTACGGCTCGCCGGAGCAGCAGGAGCAGTGGCTGAAGCCGCTGCTCGCGGGCGACATCCGCTCCGTGTTCTGCATGACGGAGCCGGACGCGGCGTCGTCGGACGCCACCAACATGCAGGCCACCGCCGACGTGGACGGCGACCACGTGGTGCTCAACGGCAAGAAGTGGTGGTCCAGCGGCCTGGGCCACCCGAAAGCGAAGGTGGCCATCTTCATGGGGCTCACCGCCCAGGCGGGCGCGGACCGCCACCACCGCCACTCCATGGTGCTGGTGCCGCTGGACGCGCCGGGCGTGGAGATCATCCGCATGCTGCCGGTGTACGGCGACCATGACGCCCCGCACGGCCACGGCGAGGTGCACTTCCACGACGTGCGCCTGCCGAAGTCCGCCATCATCTCCGGGCCGGGCATGGGCTTTGAAATCGCCCAGGGCCGCCTGGGGCCGGGCCGCATCCACCACTGCATGCGCTGCATCGGCGCGGCGGAGCGGGCGCTGGAGCTGATGATCGACCGGGGCATGGCGCGCACGGCGTTCGGCAAGCCGCTGCTCAACCTGGGCGGCAACCGCGAGCGCGTGGCGGAGGCGCGCATCGCCATCGACCAGGCCCGCCTGCTCACGCTGTACGCGGCCTGGAAGCTGGACGAGGTGGGGGCGCTGGGAGCGATGACGGAGATCTCCGCCATCAAGGTCGTGGCCCCCAACGTGCTCCAGCAGGTGGTGGACGACGCCATCCAGGTCCACGGCGGCGCGGGGGTGTCGCGCGACACGCCGCTCGCGGGCTTCTTCGCCCAGGCGCGCAGCCTGCGCATCGCGGACGGCCCGGATGAGGTGCACAAGGGCGTCATCACCCGCATCGAGCTCGCGAAGCGCGGCTTCAGCAAGGGAGGCTGA
- a CDS encoding LysR family transcriptional regulator, which yields MKPVQDSSVRPALDLNLFRVFDVVLRERNLARAAEALFLSPSAVSHALSRLREQLGEPLFIREGRGVAPTALAERLAPGIRDALALLQQAVHRTRHFEPARDVLHVALAMPDVLEPSLLPAWVERLRVRAPEARVTSVRLERTRLERDLASGRLDLAVDVAQPTGPDLRHAVLLRDELCVVSSRRRALSSAAYLSARHVAVSSRRTGLAFEDLVLGRLGHQRDVAVRCQHHEAACRIVTGSDLLLTMPRRHAEALNAGLGNHLLPVPLSLPPVDLHLYWHRQVEEDPKSRWLRTALLALASEVMRPARRPKRRTR from the coding sequence ATGAAGCCTGTTCAGGATTCGTCCGTCCGCCCGGCGCTGGACCTCAACCTCTTCCGGGTGTTCGACGTGGTGCTGCGCGAGCGCAACCTGGCCCGGGCCGCGGAGGCGCTGTTCCTCAGCCCCTCCGCCGTGAGCCACGCCCTGTCCCGCCTCCGCGAGCAGCTGGGCGAACCGCTCTTCATCCGGGAGGGGAGGGGCGTGGCCCCCACGGCGCTGGCCGAGCGGCTGGCCCCGGGCATCCGCGACGCGCTCGCGCTCCTCCAGCAGGCGGTGCACCGCACCCGGCACTTCGAGCCCGCGCGCGACGTGCTCCACGTGGCCCTGGCGATGCCCGACGTGCTGGAGCCGTCGCTGCTGCCCGCGTGGGTGGAGCGCCTGCGCGTCCGCGCCCCGGAGGCCCGCGTCACCAGCGTCCGGCTGGAGCGCACGCGGCTGGAGCGGGACCTGGCGTCGGGGAGGCTGGACCTGGCGGTGGACGTGGCGCAGCCCACCGGACCGGACCTGCGGCACGCGGTGCTCCTGCGCGACGAGCTGTGCGTGGTGTCGTCCCGGCGCCGCGCGTTGTCCTCCGCCGCGTACCTGTCCGCGCGCCACGTCGCCGTGTCGTCCCGGCGCACGGGCCTCGCGTTCGAGGACCTGGTGCTGGGCCGGCTGGGGCACCAGCGCGACGTGGCCGTGCGCTGCCAGCACCACGAGGCCGCGTGCCGCATCGTCACGGGCTCCGACCTGCTGCTCACGATGCCCCGGCGGCACGCGGAGGCGCTCAACGCGGGGCTGGGCAACCACCTGCTGCCCGTGCCGCTGTCGCTGCCGCCCGTGGACCTGCACCTGTACTGGCACCGTCAGGTGGAGGAGGACCCGAAGAGCCGCTGGCTGCGCACGGCGCTGCTGGCGCTGGCGTCGGAGGTGATGAGGCCCGCGCGGAGGCCGAAGCGCCGGACGCGATGA
- a CDS encoding TetR/AcrR family transcriptional regulator — MPSPRRGKTAPPSAPEPDARARLIAAGQRVLGERGYDAATVKEVAREAGVNQGLVHYYFGSKDALLLAVTQEASRQYMSELERLRAQTPVEELAETAFSWGEKLATDAPGTCRLRYELFALGLRNRELTPAVSQLLGQGDSEIARTVAHVRSGRDTAPSAEDLHYAVIIKACVDGLALHHQLDKDFDPLPVYALLRRIMLASIEQPAPSRPPARKPKAQGRRGVRTPRKRPTPGARRR; from the coding sequence ATGCCTTCTCCGCGTCGAGGAAAGACCGCCCCCCCGTCCGCTCCGGAGCCTGACGCCCGGGCGCGCCTCATCGCCGCGGGCCAGCGGGTGTTGGGGGAGCGGGGCTACGACGCCGCGACGGTGAAGGAGGTCGCGCGTGAGGCGGGGGTGAACCAGGGCCTGGTGCACTACTACTTCGGCAGCAAGGACGCGCTGCTCCTGGCCGTCACCCAGGAGGCCAGCCGGCAGTACATGTCGGAGCTGGAGCGGCTGCGCGCGCAGACGCCGGTGGAGGAGCTGGCGGAGACGGCCTTCTCCTGGGGCGAGAAGCTGGCCACGGACGCGCCGGGGACGTGCCGGCTGCGCTACGAGCTGTTCGCCCTGGGGCTGCGCAACCGGGAGCTGACGCCCGCGGTCTCCCAGCTGCTGGGCCAGGGGGACAGTGAGATCGCCCGCACCGTGGCGCACGTGCGCTCCGGCCGAGACACCGCCCCCAGCGCCGAGGACCTGCACTACGCCGTCATCATCAAGGCGTGCGTGGACGGGCTCGCGCTGCACCACCAGCTGGACAAGGACTTCGACCCGCTGCCGGTCTACGCGCTCCTGCGCCGCATCATGCTCGCGAGCATCGAACAGCCCGCCCCTTCCCGCCCTCCCGCGCGCAAGCCGAAGGCACAGGGGCGCAGAGGGGTGCGCACGCCGCGCAAGCGCCCGACGCCGGGCGCGCGCAGGCGCTGA
- a CDS encoding efflux RND transporter periplasmic adaptor subunit produces the protein MLKQSLLGGALAFTTLACGERALPPQEPTAVKVAVVGRAEAGSGARYSAEIQPATRVDLAFKVGGYVESIAKVRGVDGAPRLLQEGDAVREGMELVSLRKGDFQQKLAEAQAALSQARASEEQAQLHFDRTTKLVAGEVATPAQLDTARTQRDSAAGAVAAARARVEEARSALADTALRSPLEGVVLKRPVEVGALAAPGTFALSVAQTRTVRVVFGVPDTVLPAIRLGAPQTVTTQAYAGQSFEGRISRIAPSADPKSRVFEVEVSIPNADQRLRPGMVAALSLSAKGEAVAQELLVPLAAIVRSPKQQDAFAVFVIADGQGARPVARAREVQLGDYLGNIIPVKAGLQAGERIAVQGASLLSDGEPVEVIP, from the coding sequence ATGCTGAAGCAATCCCTGCTCGGTGGAGCGCTGGCGTTCACCACCCTGGCGTGCGGTGAGCGCGCGCTTCCACCGCAGGAGCCCACCGCGGTGAAGGTCGCCGTCGTGGGCCGGGCGGAGGCGGGCTCCGGAGCGCGCTACTCGGCGGAGATCCAACCCGCGACGCGCGTGGACCTGGCCTTCAAGGTCGGGGGCTACGTGGAGTCCATCGCGAAGGTGCGCGGGGTGGACGGCGCGCCCCGGCTGCTCCAGGAGGGCGACGCCGTGCGCGAGGGCATGGAGCTGGTGTCGCTGCGCAAGGGGGACTTCCAGCAGAAGCTCGCGGAGGCGCAGGCGGCCCTCTCCCAGGCCCGCGCCTCCGAGGAGCAGGCGCAGCTCCACTTCGACCGCACGACGAAGCTGGTCGCGGGAGAGGTGGCCACGCCCGCGCAGCTCGACACGGCCCGCACGCAGCGCGACAGCGCGGCGGGCGCGGTGGCCGCGGCGAGGGCCCGGGTGGAGGAGGCCCGCTCGGCGCTGGCGGACACGGCGCTGCGCTCGCCGCTGGAGGGCGTGGTGCTCAAGCGCCCCGTGGAGGTGGGCGCCCTGGCCGCGCCGGGCACCTTCGCGCTCTCCGTGGCGCAGACGCGCACCGTGCGCGTGGTGTTCGGCGTGCCGGACACGGTGCTGCCCGCCATCCGCCTGGGCGCGCCGCAGACGGTGACGACGCAGGCGTACGCGGGCCAGTCCTTCGAGGGGCGCATCTCCCGCATCGCGCCGTCGGCGGACCCCAAGAGCCGCGTGTTCGAGGTGGAGGTGTCCATCCCCAACGCGGATCAACGCCTGCGCCCGGGCATGGTGGCCGCGCTGTCCCTGAGCGCGAAGGGCGAAGCGGTGGCGCAGGAGCTGCTGGTGCCCCTGGCCGCCATCGTCCGCTCGCCGAAGCAGCAGGACGCCTTCGCCGTCTTCGTCATCGCGGACGGGCAGGGCGCGAGGCCCGTGGCCCGGGCGCGCGAGGTCCAGCTGGGGGACTACCTGGGCAACATCATCCCCGTGAAGGCGGGCCTCCAGGCAGGGGAGCGCATCGCCGTGCAGGGCGCGAGCCTCCTGTCCGACGGTGAGCCCGTGGAGGTGATTCCGTGA